One segment of Thermodesulfovibrio sp. 3907-1M DNA contains the following:
- a CDS encoding 3-deoxy-D-manno-octulosonic acid transferase: MQATFLIYSFLYLIVLIFLLPFEYFKRPASLRKRWIREKFGFFKKNEQIETFKPKIWIHAVSVGEVVAVSRLIKELSSKCEIILSTITDTGQKIANDRFKNYNVKVIYIPFDIPFAINKALKHFKPLAVILTETELWPNLIRIASKKMPVILVNGRMSDKSFNGYSKIKFFMKPLLKRLTLLCVQEEQYKERFFNLGAEEQKIHITGNMKFDIELREIHFPWENAIAQPVILAGSTHEPEEEIILDAFLKLNITGSLIIAPRHPERFQAVETLIKRKISESSREISFSKLTEMPSAFSFKSSTSVVLVDQMGILGSLYRICDIAIIGGSFIAHGGQNPLEPAYWRKPIICGPFMYNFPFIEEFLNHEACIMIDKASLLEILKELAENSELRQTIGNRAYQLFLNKSGATEKTLRLIEKVIP; this comes from the coding sequence ATGCAAGCAACTTTTTTAATTTACAGTTTTTTATATTTAATCGTTCTGATATTTCTGCTTCCCTTTGAATACTTTAAAAGACCTGCTTCTTTAAGAAAAAGATGGATAAGAGAAAAATTTGGCTTTTTTAAGAAAAATGAGCAAATTGAGACATTTAAGCCTAAAATATGGATTCATGCTGTCTCAGTTGGAGAAGTAGTGGCTGTATCAAGACTGATTAAAGAGCTTTCCAGTAAATGTGAGATAATTCTAAGCACAATCACTGACACTGGACAGAAGATAGCCAATGACAGATTCAAGAACTACAATGTGAAAGTAATTTATATCCCTTTTGATATTCCATTTGCAATTAATAAAGCTTTAAAACATTTTAAACCTCTTGCAGTGATTCTTACTGAAACAGAACTCTGGCCTAATTTAATAAGAATCGCTTCAAAAAAAATGCCTGTAATCCTCGTAAATGGAAGAATGAGTGATAAATCTTTTAACGGCTACAGTAAGATTAAGTTCTTCATGAAGCCTTTACTTAAAAGATTGACTCTACTTTGTGTTCAGGAAGAGCAATACAAAGAGAGATTTTTCAATCTTGGCGCAGAGGAACAAAAAATCCATATCACAGGGAATATGAAGTTTGACATAGAGTTAAGAGAGATTCACTTTCCCTGGGAAAATGCTATTGCCCAACCTGTTATCCTTGCAGGAAGCACCCATGAGCCAGAAGAGGAAATTATTTTAGATGCTTTCCTCAAGCTTAATATTACCGGCAGTCTTATAATTGCACCAAGACATCCAGAAAGATTTCAAGCAGTTGAAACTCTTATAAAGAGAAAAATTTCTGAATCAAGTAGAGAAATCTCTTTTTCAAAATTAACTGAAATGCCTTCAGCCTTTAGCTTTAAGTCTTCAACCTCTGTTGTCCTTGTTGATCAGATGGGAATACTCGGCAGTCTTTACCGTATCTGTGATATTGCAATTATAGGAGGAAGCTTTATTGCACATGGAGGACAAAATCCACTGGAGCCAGCTTACTGGAGGAAACCTATAATCTGCGGTCCCTTTATGTATAATTTTCCATTTATAGAAGAATTTTTAAATCACGAAGCATGCATAATGATTGATAAAGCTTCTTTATTAGAAATTTTGAAAGAATTAGCAGAAAATTCAGAACTAAGACAAACAATAGGCAATAGAGCCTATCAGCTTTTTTTGAATAAATCAGGTGCTACAGAAAAAACCTTAAGGTTGATTGAGAAAGTTATCCCTTAG
- the cobA gene encoding uroporphyrinogen-III C-methyltransferase: protein MKGKVYLVGAGPGDAGLITLKGIRAIQQADCIVYDFHINPRLLTYARKDAEFVYAGKRGGHHEMTQDEINAVLVNRAKEGKTVCRLKGGDPFVFGRGGEEVEILVQEGIDFEIVPGISSVIAVPAYAGIPVTHRRVASAFTVITGNEDLSKQHRIFTHIRASNQSETMIFLMCVKNLDTITNKLIDEGLSAETPSAIIRWGTRPEQKVITGTISEIASLAKEHKISPPAILVIGDVVRLREKLNWYEKKPLHGQRILVTRQLSDEYLKLEDMGAELFVFPTIDFLPPEDFSELDRAIKEIETYNFIVFPSPRAVKFFFERFLAIGRDMRDLKGITVCAIGRETEKSLKAYGINADIVPDEYNSEALTKIFKEEISQLMPRNDRIRILYPRSDIALKGFVEEMESLGIKVDAPITYRTVKPTEHGKRLVRFLREGRITIATFTSPSSFMNLIDILKDDAKEMLKDVTIAAIGRTTAKAIEDAGYRVSIMPEKSTIKDMVEAIIKWVRQK from the coding sequence GTGAAAGGTAAAGTTTATCTTGTTGGTGCAGGACCTGGAGATGCTGGATTGATTACCCTTAAAGGTATAAGGGCAATTCAGCAGGCAGACTGCATTGTTTATGATTTTCATATAAATCCAAGACTTTTAACCTATGCAAGGAAAGATGCGGAGTTTGTCTACGCTGGGAAAAGAGGCGGACACCATGAGATGACTCAGGATGAGATAAATGCTGTTTTGGTGAATAGAGCAAAGGAAGGCAAAACCGTATGTAGACTCAAAGGTGGTGACCCCTTTGTATTTGGCAGAGGTGGTGAAGAGGTAGAAATTCTTGTACAAGAGGGAATTGATTTTGAGATAGTTCCGGGAATAAGCTCAGTTATTGCGGTTCCAGCATATGCAGGAATTCCTGTTACCCATCGCAGAGTTGCTTCAGCCTTTACAGTTATCACAGGGAATGAAGATCTTTCAAAACAGCATAGGATTTTCACACACATAAGGGCATCAAATCAGTCTGAAACCATGATTTTTCTCATGTGTGTTAAGAATCTTGATACAATTACGAATAAATTAATTGATGAAGGATTGTCTGCAGAGACACCTTCAGCTATAATTCGCTGGGGAACAAGACCTGAGCAGAAGGTGATTACTGGAACAATATCAGAGATTGCATCACTTGCAAAGGAGCATAAAATCTCACCACCTGCAATTCTTGTTATTGGTGATGTTGTAAGACTCAGGGAGAAACTCAACTGGTATGAGAAAAAGCCCCTTCACGGGCAGAGAATTCTTGTTACAAGGCAACTAAGTGATGAGTATCTGAAACTGGAAGACATGGGAGCAGAGTTGTTTGTTTTCCCTACAATTGATTTTTTGCCTCCTGAGGATTTTTCAGAGCTTGACAGAGCAATAAAAGAGATAGAGACTTACAACTTCATAGTATTTCCATCACCACGGGCAGTTAAATTTTTCTTTGAAAGATTTTTAGCTATTGGCAGGGATATGAGAGATTTAAAGGGAATTACAGTCTGTGCAATTGGCAGAGAAACAGAAAAGAGCTTAAAAGCTTATGGAATAAATGCTGACATAGTTCCTGATGAGTATAATTCTGAGGCTCTGACAAAAATTTTTAAGGAGGAGATTTCTCAGCTAATGCCTCGGAATGACAGGATAAGAATCCTATATCCCCGGTCTGATATTGCACTTAAAGGTTTTGTTGAAGAGATGGAATCTCTTGGAATAAAAGTGGATGCCCCAATTACATACAGAACAGTAAAACCAACAGAGCATGGGAAAAGGCTTGTAAGATTTTTAAGAGAAGGCAGAATAACGATTGCCACATTTACATCTCCTTCAAGCTTTATGAATTTGATTGATATTCTTAAAGATGATGCAAAGGAGATGCTTAAAGATGTAACGATTGCAGCAATTGGAAGGACAACTGCAAAGGCAATTGAAGATGCTGGCTACAGGGTTAGCATAATGCCTGAAAAATCAACAATAAAAGACATGGTGGAGGCTATAATTAAATGGGTAAGGCAGAAGTAG
- a CDS encoding DegT/DnrJ/EryC1/StrS family aminotransferase — protein MKPFIDLQTQYRNIKDEVITCINEILESSHYILGKNVKAFEEEVKSYLGVENAIGVASGTDALHLALRALDIGHGDEVITTPFTFFATVEAILYVGAKPVFVDIEEDTYNIDPEKIEEKITPRTKAVIPVHIFGAPADMIKINEIARKYDLKVIEDAAQAFGAKIGNKKVGSFGDAGCFSFYPSKNLGCFGDGGMVVTNDIKVAEKIRILRNHGSRGRYLHETIGLNSRLDEIQAGILRIKMKHIEEYNEQRRKKASLYTKLLSDAVITPKEKDNFYHVYHLYSIRSSKRDKIKETLSNYGIPSVVYYPQPMHLQKALSFLGYKEGDLPVAEAVAGEILSLPMYPELPDEEVYEISQIILRCLQNS, from the coding sequence ATGAAACCATTTATTGACCTGCAAACACAATACAGAAATATCAAGGATGAGGTCATCACATGCATAAATGAAATTCTTGAAAGTTCCCATTACATTCTTGGCAAAAATGTAAAAGCCTTTGAAGAGGAAGTTAAATCATATCTTGGCGTAGAGAATGCAATTGGAGTTGCCTCAGGAACAGATGCCCTTCATCTTGCTCTTAGAGCTTTAGACATAGGTCATGGAGATGAAGTAATAACAACTCCTTTTACTTTTTTTGCCACAGTTGAAGCAATTCTTTATGTAGGAGCAAAGCCTGTTTTTGTTGACATTGAAGAGGATACTTACAATATTGATCCTGAGAAAATTGAAGAAAAGATTACTCCAAGAACTAAGGCAGTCATTCCAGTTCATATATTCGGAGCTCCAGCAGATATGATAAAGATAAATGAAATTGCCAGGAAATACGACTTAAAAGTAATTGAAGATGCTGCACAGGCTTTTGGCGCAAAAATTGGCAATAAAAAGGTAGGAAGCTTTGGTGATGCTGGTTGTTTTAGTTTCTATCCAAGCAAAAACCTCGGATGTTTTGGCGATGGTGGAATGGTTGTTACAAATGATATAAAAGTAGCAGAAAAAATAAGGATACTCAGGAATCATGGTTCCAGAGGAAGATATCTCCATGAAACCATCGGTTTAAATTCAAGGCTTGATGAAATTCAAGCAGGAATTTTAAGAATTAAAATGAAACACATAGAAGAATACAACGAGCAAAGAAGAAAAAAAGCATCTCTTTATACCAAACTTTTAAGTGATGCCGTAATAACGCCGAAAGAGAAGGATAATTTCTATCATGTATATCATCTTTACAGTATTCGCTCTTCAAAGAGAGATAAAATAAAAGAAACTTTATCAAATTATGGAATTCCTTCAGTAGTTTACTATCCTCAACCAATGCATTTGCAGAAAGCCTTAAGTTTTCTTGGTTATAAAGAAGGAGACTTGCCTGTTGCAGAGGCTGTTGCAGGAGAGATTCTCTCTTTGCCCATGTATCCTGAACTTCCAGATGAGGAAGTTTATGAAATATCCCAGATTATATTGAGATGTCTCCAAAACTCTTAA
- the hemC gene encoding hydroxymethylbilane synthase: MKRNKLIIGTRGSKLAVWQANWVKEKLENLYPDLKIEIEKIKTTGDKILDAPLAKIGGKGLFVKEIEEALLSGRVDIAVHSMKDVPVEIPEGLHISAICEREDPKDAFISIDGKSLKELEVGATVGTSSLRRAVQLKALRSDLNIASLRGNVDTRLRKLKEGKFHAIILAMAGLKRMGFEHLVTESLSEDLMIPAIGQGAIGIETRIDDDFVNEIIKPLNHEETAICVIAERAFLSVVGGGCQVPLACHAKIIHDDGTKFIKIAGMIGDPEGKIPIIRGFREGSISQAQNLGVELAKELLERGGSRILEITNF; encoded by the coding sequence GTGAAGAGGAATAAGTTAATCATTGGCACTCGGGGTAGTAAACTTGCAGTGTGGCAGGCAAACTGGGTTAAGGAAAAGCTTGAAAATCTTTATCCAGATTTAAAGATTGAGATAGAAAAGATTAAAACAACAGGAGACAAAATACTTGATGCACCTTTGGCAAAGATTGGTGGCAAAGGCTTGTTTGTAAAGGAGATAGAGGAGGCATTGCTTTCAGGCAGAGTTGACATCGCAGTGCATAGCATGAAAGATGTTCCCGTAGAGATTCCAGAAGGATTACATATTTCAGCCATATGTGAGAGAGAGGACCCGAAAGATGCCTTCATAAGCATTGATGGGAAGTCTTTAAAAGAGCTTGAAGTGGGAGCTACTGTGGGAACAAGCAGTCTCAGAAGAGCTGTTCAGCTTAAAGCATTAAGAAGTGATTTAAATATAGCTTCACTGAGAGGCAATGTGGATACAAGATTAAGAAAGCTTAAAGAAGGCAAGTTTCATGCAATTATTCTTGCTATGGCTGGCTTAAAAAGAATGGGCTTTGAGCATTTGGTTACAGAGAGTCTTTCAGAGGATTTAATGATTCCTGCCATAGGTCAGGGAGCAATCGGCATTGAAACAAGAATTGATGATGATTTTGTAAATGAGATTATAAAACCCCTTAATCATGAAGAGACAGCAATCTGCGTTATTGCAGAGAGAGCTTTTTTATCTGTTGTGGGAGGAGGATGTCAGGTTCCTCTTGCCTGTCATGCAAAGATTATACATGATGATGGAACAAAATTTATAAAAATAGCAGGCATGATAGGTGACCCTGAAGGTAAAATCCCCATAATAAGAGGATTTCGTGAAGGGAGCATATCTCAGGCTCAAAATCTCGGTGTAGAGCTTGCAAAAGAACTACTTGAAAGGGGCGGAAGCAGGATACTTGAAATTACAAATTTTTAA
- a CDS encoding potassium channel protein, with the protein MILLLLLIVLVFGTVGYIIIEDMNFIDAVYMTVITLATVGFKEVKELDEPGKIFTIILILSGFGVFTYTLTTGAKIIIEGEIKEVFKKRKMRKKIEGLAQHYIVCGYGRMGSIIVKELKTNNMPVVVIEKNKVNLPEDEEFTYVEGDATHDDILKSAGIQKAKGLITVLPSDAENLYVVLSARELNPDLFIVARAVDKEAEPKLKRAGANRVVSPYFIGGLRIAHTVLRPTVVDFLEFATRSEHIEIQIEEIEVSSGSSLIGKTIAQSGIGRDIGVIILGIKRADGRMKFNPTSQTLIKEGDTLIVIGQIDKLALLEKLAKG; encoded by the coding sequence TTGATTTTACTTCTTCTTCTTATAGTGCTTGTTTTCGGAACAGTAGGATACATCATTATTGAAGATATGAATTTTATTGATGCAGTTTATATGACTGTAATCACTCTTGCAACAGTTGGTTTTAAAGAGGTTAAAGAACTTGATGAGCCCGGTAAAATTTTTACAATTATTCTGATTTTGAGTGGTTTTGGAGTCTTTACCTATACTCTTACAACAGGGGCTAAAATAATAATTGAAGGAGAAATAAAGGAGGTTTTCAAAAAAAGAAAAATGAGAAAAAAGATTGAGGGATTAGCACAACACTACATTGTATGTGGCTATGGAAGAATGGGGAGCATCATAGTTAAAGAACTCAAGACTAACAATATGCCAGTGGTAGTTATTGAAAAAAATAAAGTTAATCTCCCGGAAGATGAAGAGTTTACATATGTTGAAGGTGATGCAACTCATGACGATATTTTAAAATCTGCAGGTATACAAAAAGCTAAGGGACTTATTACAGTGCTGCCATCAGATGCAGAAAATCTTTATGTAGTTTTAAGTGCACGAGAACTAAACCCTGATCTATTTATAGTAGCAAGGGCAGTTGACAAAGAAGCAGAACCTAAACTTAAGAGAGCTGGAGCAAACAGAGTGGTATCTCCATATTTTATCGGTGGACTCAGAATTGCACATACAGTTTTAAGACCAACAGTAGTAGATTTTCTTGAATTTGCAACCCGTTCTGAACACATTGAGATTCAGATAGAGGAAATAGAAGTTTCTTCAGGTTCAAGTCTTATTGGAAAAACAATTGCCCAGAGTGGTATAGGTAGAGACATTGGAGTAATCATACTTGGAATAAAAAGAGCAGATGGAAGAATGAAATTCAATCCAACATCGCAAACTCTGATTAAAGAAGGAGATACATTAATTGTAATAGGACAGATTGACAAACTCGCCCTGCTTGAAAAACTTGCTAAGGGATAA
- the ccsA gene encoding cytochrome c biogenesis protein CcsA — MGTIFFELALTLYFAGFLLSLAGIVRKKDDLDEAVFLLSVGGLALHTVYLAVRYIKSGQAPVFSMHEATSFFAWSILLISLCIRFSYKARVLNFGVILSFAFMFVSAFFPRSIPSVKPELKSLLIDFHALMAVFGIALFSIAFIFSVLYLIQERAIKYKKFGGIDRILPSLEILDRINYRLVFWGFPIYTFALVIGMIKYVSLLGFRFDPKEIWSFLIWIVYLTIFYLRVKGDWRKKKAAYLTIVGFLLVIFGFFGINLLTESFHKPL, encoded by the coding sequence ATGGGAACTATTTTTTTTGAGCTTGCACTTACGCTTTATTTCGCTGGTTTTCTTTTAAGCCTTGCTGGAATTGTAAGAAAAAAGGATGACCTTGACGAGGCTGTTTTCTTACTGAGCGTGGGAGGTTTGGCACTTCATACGGTTTATCTTGCCGTAAGATACATAAAATCAGGGCAGGCACCTGTTTTTTCAATGCATGAGGCAACCTCATTTTTTGCGTGGAGCATTCTTTTAATATCTCTCTGCATCAGATTTTCATATAAAGCAAGGGTTTTGAATTTTGGAGTGATTCTGAGTTTTGCCTTCATGTTTGTAAGTGCCTTTTTCCCGAGAAGCATTCCTTCTGTTAAACCTGAGTTAAAAAGTCTTTTAATTGATTTTCATGCTCTGATGGCAGTTTTTGGCATAGCTTTATTCAGCATAGCATTTATTTTCAGCGTTCTTTATCTTATTCAGGAAAGGGCAATAAAATACAAAAAATTCGGAGGCATTGACAGAATCTTGCCAAGCCTTGAGATTCTTGACAGAATAAACTACCGTCTTGTATTCTGGGGATTCCCAATTTATACCTTTGCCCTTGTCATAGGTATGATTAAATATGTCAGTTTACTGGGTTTTCGTTTTGATCCTAAGGAAATATGGAGTTTCTTAATATGGATTGTTTATCTTACAATTTTTTATCTCAGGGTAAAGGGTGACTGGAGAAAGAAAAAAGCAGCCTATCTTACAATAGTGGGTTTTCTTCTTGTTATATTTGGCTTTTTTGGTATAAATCTTTTAACAGAGAGTTTTCATAAACCGTTATGA
- the lpxB gene encoding lipid-A-disaccharide synthase, producing MSPKLLIVAGESSGELYGSLLASYLKEDFELIGIGGKYMAQSGVKLIGEITHSFGGFEVLGHIKKLRKNMEAATKALKEVQGVILIDFPDFNLTLARKAKEIGKKVLYYVSPQIWAWRQGRINIIKKVVDFMAVVLPFEETIYKKACVPVKFVGHPMFEAMIEELQDKEPTQCKRFLREKYGINQDTVVTLMPGSRPSEIKKKMPLMLELIKIFPSYHFIIPKAPNIEFSESILKKITSSGNVTILKEKSFTALAMSDVAVITSGTSTLQATLLKTPMVVVYKLNPLSYIIGKAIIKGVKHITLPNVIADFMNLGEVRVPEFIQKIDVERIAQQVSLLLYDDVYREKIINFLDSIRKYFVGKKASQEVAEICKQLF from the coding sequence ATGTCTCCAAAACTCTTAATAGTTGCAGGTGAATCATCAGGAGAGCTTTACGGCTCTTTGCTTGCTTCATATCTTAAAGAAGATTTTGAACTTATCGGAATAGGCGGCAAATACATGGCTCAATCTGGAGTTAAGCTTATCGGAGAGATTACGCATTCTTTTGGTGGCTTTGAGGTGCTCGGACATATAAAAAAATTAAGAAAAAATATGGAAGCTGCTACAAAAGCCTTGAAGGAAGTTCAGGGTGTTATATTAATTGATTTTCCTGACTTTAATCTCACTCTTGCCAGAAAAGCTAAGGAAATTGGGAAAAAGGTTCTTTATTATGTGAGTCCTCAGATCTGGGCATGGAGACAGGGAAGAATAAATATCATCAAGAAAGTTGTTGATTTTATGGCTGTTGTCTTACCATTTGAAGAAACTATATATAAAAAAGCATGTGTTCCTGTGAAATTTGTTGGTCATCCCATGTTTGAAGCCATGATAGAGGAATTGCAAGATAAAGAACCTACACAGTGTAAAAGATTTTTAAGAGAAAAATACGGAATTAATCAGGATACAGTAGTAACGTTAATGCCTGGTAGCAGACCTTCTGAAATAAAGAAAAAAATGCCATTAATGTTAGAACTTATAAAGATTTTCCCTTCCTATCATTTCATTATTCCAAAAGCACCAAATATTGAATTCAGTGAAAGCATTCTTAAGAAAATCACATCTTCAGGAAATGTAACAATTTTGAAAGAAAAATCTTTTACTGCACTGGCAATGAGCGATGTTGCAGTAATTACATCAGGAACATCCACACTTCAGGCAACTTTGCTTAAAACTCCCATGGTTGTTGTTTATAAGTTAAATCCTCTATCATACATTATTGGTAAAGCTATCATTAAAGGCGTGAAACACATTACTCTGCCCAATGTGATTGCTGATTTTATGAATCTGGGCGAGGTCAGAGTACCTGAATTTATTCAGAAAATTGATGTGGAAAGAATTGCACAACAGGTTAGTCTTTTACTTTACGACGATGTTTACAGAGAAAAAATTATTAATTTTCTTGACAGCATTAGAAAATATTTTGTTGGGAAAAAAGCTTCCCAGGAAGTTGCAGAGATATGCAAGCAACTTTTTTAA
- the hemG gene encoding protoporphyrinogen oxidase: MGKAEVVIVGGGISGLSLAYFLLKRKPEVDIKLIEAEKRAGGKIVTENVSGFLCEGGVNGFLSNKPSTIALSKELGIEPLKGSEDSKLRYILINGRLIKVPDNPVKFFLSPVLSLLGKLRMIGEYFIPALKEEKDETVESFVSRRVGREFYEKLIDAMSTGIYAGDPSKMSMKSCFPKVYYLEKKYGGLIKGLLALKKEKKDVKAQPEAVLMSFKGGMSELIKALESKLSSIIIKGKTVVKIAKNNGFYTVYFDDGKIEAEKVILACPAHEASEILKELDREVSDTLKTIPYPPLSVVAFGFKKERVGFGTSLYGFLIPYREKRKILGTLFDSTIFPNRAPEGYVLLRSMIGGRRAPELAMLPDEKLIDTALTELREILQIKGDPDFVKIFRWEKAIPQYELGHEEKLMKIEQRLQRFPGLYLTGNAYRGVSVNDCIENSLKLSERICI; this comes from the coding sequence ATGGGTAAGGCAGAAGTAGTTATCGTTGGTGGAGGCATTTCAGGATTAAGCCTTGCATACTTTTTACTGAAAAGAAAGCCTGAAGTTGATATTAAACTAATTGAAGCAGAAAAAAGAGCAGGCGGGAAAATAGTCACTGAAAATGTATCTGGTTTCCTTTGCGAAGGTGGAGTTAATGGGTTTCTCAGCAATAAGCCTTCAACAATTGCACTTTCAAAGGAATTGGGCATTGAACCATTAAAAGGAAGTGAGGATTCAAAACTTAGATACATTCTCATAAATGGCAGGCTTATAAAAGTTCCTGATAATCCTGTTAAGTTTTTCCTGTCTCCAGTACTTTCCCTTTTAGGGAAATTAAGAATGATAGGAGAATACTTTATTCCTGCACTTAAAGAGGAAAAGGATGAAACAGTGGAAAGCTTTGTATCAAGAAGAGTGGGAAGGGAGTTTTACGAAAAGCTCATTGATGCCATGTCAACGGGAATATATGCTGGAGACCCTTCAAAGATGAGTATGAAAAGCTGTTTTCCTAAGGTTTACTATCTTGAAAAAAAATACGGTGGTCTTATAAAGGGATTGCTTGCTCTAAAAAAAGAAAAGAAAGATGTAAAGGCTCAGCCTGAAGCTGTCCTGATGTCCTTTAAAGGCGGCATGTCAGAGTTAATAAAGGCTCTTGAAAGTAAACTTTCATCAATAATCATAAAAGGTAAAACGGTTGTAAAAATAGCTAAAAATAACGGCTTTTATACTGTCTATTTTGATGACGGAAAGATTGAGGCAGAAAAGGTTATTCTTGCATGTCCTGCCCATGAGGCATCAGAGATACTGAAAGAGCTTGACAGGGAAGTCTCAGATACTTTAAAAACCATTCCCTATCCACCCTTAAGTGTAGTTGCCTTCGGATTTAAAAAGGAAAGAGTAGGATTTGGCACATCTCTTTATGGATTTTTAATTCCTTACAGAGAAAAGAGAAAGATTCTCGGCACACTTTTTGACTCAACTATCTTCCCAAACAGAGCGCCAGAGGGTTATGTTTTATTAAGAAGCATGATAGGTGGTAGAAGAGCACCAGAGCTTGCAATGCTTCCTGATGAAAAGCTCATTGATACAGCTCTGACGGAATTAAGGGAAATTCTTCAAATCAAAGGAGATCCTGATTTTGTAAAGATATTCCGATGGGAAAAGGCAATTCCCCAGTATGAACTGGGACATGAAGAAAAACTTATGAAGATTGAGCAAAGGCTGCAAAGATTTCCAGGACTTTATCTTACAGGTAATGCTTACAGGGGTGTTAGCGTGAATGACTGCATTGAAAACTCTCTGAAGCTTTCCGAAAGAATCTGTATATAA
- the hemA gene encoding glutamyl-tRNA reductase gives MSLIVLGLNHKTAPVEIREKLAFNTQETIREGLKRLIQTEGINEAVIFSTCNRVEVYAYSNEENESIIEKIKHFLSDFHNIPIKDFEEYLYIYIDRDAVSHLFKVASSLDSMIVGEPQITGQVKDSYEIALSERATSLILNHLMNRALFTAKRVRNETRIGENPVSVSYAAVGLIKKVFDELSKKFILLVGAGEMAELAIRHLIGSGIKNVYVTNRTYARAEELAREFSGTAVPFENLKEHIARSDIIICSTGAPNYVITEQMIKEVMLLRKHKPLFLIDISVPRNIDPACNELDNVYLYNIDDLQDVVDSNILERKKEADKALSIIEEETEKFFQWLNSLQSVPVIVSIRNKAEQVRQEELEKFKARFKELSPEVLASVDYLTQSIINKIMHSPTVALKNNCDSKEILIFAARRLFGLDSEEE, from the coding sequence ATGAGCTTAATAGTTTTAGGACTGAATCATAAGACAGCACCTGTTGAGATAAGAGAAAAGCTTGCCTTTAATACACAGGAAACTATCAGGGAAGGTTTAAAGAGATTAATTCAGACTGAGGGCATTAATGAAGCTGTAATTTTTTCAACATGTAACAGGGTTGAAGTCTATGCTTACTCTAACGAGGAAAATGAAAGCATTATAGAAAAGATAAAGCATTTTCTCTCAGATTTTCACAATATTCCTATAAAGGATTTTGAAGAGTATCTTTACATTTACATTGACAGAGATGCAGTAAGTCATCTTTTTAAGGTCGCATCAAGCCTTGACTCAATGATTGTTGGAGAGCCCCAGATTACAGGACAGGTGAAAGACTCTTATGAGATAGCACTTTCAGAGAGGGCTACTTCCTTAATACTCAATCACTTAATGAACAGAGCACTTTTTACAGCTAAAAGAGTGAGAAATGAAACAAGAATTGGAGAAAACCCAGTATCTGTAAGCTATGCAGCAGTAGGACTTATTAAAAAAGTCTTTGATGAGCTTTCAAAGAAATTCATACTTCTTGTGGGAGCTGGTGAGATGGCAGAGCTTGCAATACGTCATCTCATAGGAAGTGGAATAAAAAATGTTTATGTTACAAACAGAACATATGCTCGTGCAGAAGAGCTTGCAAGAGAGTTCAGCGGCACAGCAGTTCCATTTGAAAACCTTAAAGAGCATATTGCAAGGTCTGACATCATTATATGCTCCACAGGTGCTCCCAACTATGTTATAACAGAGCAGATGATTAAAGAAGTTATGCTTTTAAGAAAGCATAAGCCTCTTTTCTTAATTGATATATCAGTGCCAAGAAACATTGATCCTGCATGTAATGAGCTTGATAATGTCTATCTTTACAACATAGATGACCTTCAGGATGTGGTGGACTCCAACATTCTTGAAAGAAAAAAGGAGGCAGATAAGGCTTTAAGTATTATAGAGGAAGAAACAGAAAAGTTCTTTCAATGGCTTAACTCACTTCAAAGCGTGCCAGTTATTGTTTCAATCAGAAATAAGGCTGAACAGGTAAGGCAGGAAGAACTTGAAAAATTTAAAGCCCGTTTTAAAGAACTTTCACCAGAGGTTTTAGCCTCTGTGGATTATCTCACTCAAAGCATAATAAACAAGATAATGCATTCTCCAACTGTTGCATTGAAAAACAACTGTGATAGCAAGGAGATTCTTATTTTTGCAGCAAGGAGGTTATTCGGACTTGACAGTGAAGAGGAATAA